A portion of the Corynebacterium ammoniagenes DSM 20306 genome contains these proteins:
- a CDS encoding glycosyltransferase, whose translation MPTSRSSAPQIAPLSSTGSLAAVIVTHNRVELLRASLEQVVHQTHPVQWVIVVDNGADNAVEDLVAEVAGERAVYVPSETNLGGAGGFALGFLTALALGADAIWCADDDGRPADNAVLKELYRVAEDNHLHEVSPAVCNIDDPGALAFPLRQGVVWRRRMEELEGDFLPGIASLFNGALISAAAMEIIGVPDYRLFIRGDEVEYHRRLVNSGLSFGTALTCAYLHPDGSAEFKPILGGAMHTQYPDGDFKRFFTYRNRGYLLWQRGMRKLLPQEFARFGWFFLVQQHDPKGFIEWLTLHNRGRREDFRRPEHG comes from the coding sequence ATGCCCACTTCGCGCTCTTCGGCCCCACAGATTGCCCCACTTAGCTCAACTGGTTCCCTCGCCGCGGTCATTGTGACCCACAACCGCGTGGAATTATTGCGCGCTTCTTTGGAACAAGTCGTCCACCAAACCCACCCGGTGCAGTGGGTCATCGTGGTCGACAACGGCGCGGACAACGCCGTGGAAGATTTAGTAGCTGAGGTCGCCGGTGAGCGCGCGGTGTATGTACCTTCAGAAACCAATCTGGGTGGTGCGGGTGGTTTTGCCTTGGGCTTTCTCACCGCGCTAGCCCTGGGCGCAGATGCCATTTGGTGCGCTGATGATGATGGCCGCCCCGCCGATAACGCGGTGCTCAAAGAGCTCTACCGCGTCGCCGAAGATAACCACCTGCATGAGGTCTCCCCCGCGGTATGCAATATCGATGACCCCGGCGCGCTGGCCTTCCCGCTGCGCCAAGGCGTGGTGTGGCGCCGGCGCATGGAAGAACTTGAAGGCGATTTCTTACCCGGTATCGCCTCGTTATTTAATGGCGCGCTCATTTCGGCCGCGGCCATGGAAATCATCGGCGTGCCGGACTACCGGCTGTTTATCCGCGGTGATGAGGTGGAATACCACCGCCGGCTGGTCAATTCCGGGCTAAGCTTCGGCACGGCTTTAACCTGTGCCTACCTGCACCCGGATGGTTCAGCGGAGTTTAAGCCGATTTTGGGCGGTGCGATGCACACCCAGTACCCAGACGGCGATTTCAAACGCTTTTTCACCTACCGCAACCGCGGCTACTTGCTGTGGCAGCGCGGCATGCGCAAGTTATTGCCACAAGAATTCGCACGCTTTGGTTGGTTCTTCCTCGTCCAACAGCATGATCCCAAGGGCTTTATCGAGTGGCTGACGCTGCATAACCGCGGTCGCCGGGAGGATTTCCGCCGCCCTGAGCACGGTTAG
- a CDS encoding IS1096 element passenger TnpR family protein produces MSGTGVFDLDSLRDRKNRERAGGESHDSQDTSVELRREPLTVIVQVSNVREDAEVHRHIGINDALTFSQLHNVLVICFDLPAEESPWHFYHLDKNADKAAQKTESRRIDPSHHVAEFLWREDEVVEFTWGLWDFSITVADIYPRDKGTPQALCVGGSGSFPGSKFDLTAINAELTGQAVIDEVLTYLTPPARSIVERSRLFDFVPLLQALDLSRNVELSTDVRKKLASLPREVTTEGQDAFWSIVLGLACMGSEELMGAVTATTMEALGWISDDGEELTAEEIWEMCGASTSVLASVGACGPNAAAPVDRLDIFRALLRGVG; encoded by the coding sequence ATGTCAGGCACCGGAGTATTTGACCTCGACAGCCTTCGTGACCGCAAAAATCGCGAGCGCGCTGGCGGCGAGAGCCACGACTCCCAAGACACGTCTGTCGAATTACGCCGGGAACCGCTCACCGTTATTGTGCAGGTATCCAATGTCCGCGAAGATGCTGAAGTCCACCGTCACATCGGCATCAATGATGCGTTGACGTTTTCGCAGCTTCACAATGTTTTGGTGATTTGCTTCGACCTGCCCGCCGAAGAGTCCCCGTGGCATTTTTATCACCTAGATAAAAACGCCGATAAAGCAGCGCAAAAAACTGAATCCCGCAGGATCGATCCCAGCCATCACGTCGCGGAATTTTTATGGCGCGAGGATGAAGTGGTGGAATTCACCTGGGGTCTGTGGGACTTTTCCATCACAGTCGCAGATATCTATCCGCGCGATAAGGGCACGCCCCAAGCTTTGTGCGTGGGTGGGTCCGGATCCTTTCCCGGATCGAAATTTGATCTTACCGCCATCAACGCCGAATTAACCGGACAAGCCGTCATCGATGAGGTTCTGACCTACCTCACCCCACCGGCGCGCAGCATCGTCGAGCGCTCCCGGCTCTTTGATTTCGTACCTCTTCTCCAAGCGCTAGATCTTAGCCGTAACGTGGAATTATCCACCGACGTGCGCAAAAAATTAGCATCGTTGCCACGCGAGGTCACCACCGAAGGACAAGACGCATTTTGGTCCATTGTTCTAGGGCTTGCGTGCATGGGCAGTGAAGAGCTGATGGGCGCGGTTACCGCCACCACCATGGAAGCGTTGGGCTGGATTTCTGATGACGGGGAGGAATTAACGGCGGAGGAAATCTGGGAGATGTGCGGGGCATCGACAAGCGTCTTGGCGTCGGTGGGTGCCTGCGGGCCCAACGCCGCGGCGCCGGTCGACCGTTTGGATATCTTCCGTGCGCTGTTGCGTGGGGTAGGCTAA
- a CDS encoding GtrA family protein yields MTSEGAQRLAKSNSLRGQSTKFAITGGISAVIDASLTWTFQIALELLGNIAARSVGFVFGTLTAYLLNRRWTFRAQPSKRRFAMVALTYGITYAINIVIYRWAFPFFDHTLDWNSTASLIVAFILAQGTATVINFFVQRWLIFRNAPKVREV; encoded by the coding sequence ATGACATCTGAGGGTGCCCAGCGCCTGGCCAAGTCGAATTCGCTGCGCGGCCAATCCACCAAATTTGCTATTACCGGTGGTATCTCCGCAGTCATTGACGCCAGTTTGACCTGGACCTTTCAGATTGCCCTGGAGCTTCTAGGCAATATCGCCGCCCGCTCCGTGGGCTTTGTCTTCGGCACCTTAACCGCCTACCTGCTCAACCGCCGGTGGACGTTTCGGGCGCAGCCGTCCAAGCGCCGCTTTGCGATGGTCGCGCTGACCTACGGCATTACCTACGCCATCAATATTGTGATCTACCGCTGGGCGTTCCCATTTTTCGATCACACCCTAGACTGGAATTCCACGGCGTCATTAATCGTGGCCTTTATCCTCGCCCAGGGAACCGCCACCGTCATCAATTTCTTTGTGCAACGGTGGCTCATTTTCCGCAACGCCCCCAAAGTGCGCGAGGTTTAG
- a CDS encoding GtrA family protein produces MTSSNNSLKTQLSRFVFVGIFTAILDYSVTMVLTYFGLHRSAAKAIGWVFGTVAAYLVNARWTFGAKISGKTAISVALLYASTFAVQNVLYWLLNSPLQTIGLHGLTKDTVAFIIAQGVATVTNFVIQRVFVFNSK; encoded by the coding sequence GTGACTTCATCGAATAACTCTTTAAAGACCCAGCTGTCGCGGTTTGTATTCGTGGGCATTTTTACCGCGATCCTGGACTATTCAGTCACCATGGTGCTGACGTACTTTGGTCTGCACCGCTCTGCGGCAAAGGCCATTGGCTGGGTCTTTGGTACCGTCGCTGCATACTTAGTCAATGCGCGATGGACTTTTGGCGCGAAGATTAGCGGCAAGACCGCCATTAGCGTGGCGTTGTTGTACGCCTCGACTTTCGCGGTGCAAAACGTGTTGTACTGGCTGCTGAATTCGCCGCTACAAACCATTGGCCTGCACGGTCTGACTAAAGATACAGTCGCGTTTATTATTGCCCAAGGCGTTGCCACGGTGACAAACTTTGTTATCCAACGCGTCTTTGTATTTAACTCGAAATAG
- a CDS encoding nucleoside hydrolase — protein sequence MNADTNSPAQKIILDCDPGHDDAIAMLLAHGNPNLELLAVTTVAGNQTLEKVTTNARALARVGNITGVPFAAGASRPLVGPQLIPDEIHGDSGLDGPQLPEPGAPLEDMHAVNLIAQVIRDNEPGSVVIIPTGSLTNIALFARMYPELVERVGGVTLMGGGHHTGNMTPAAEFNILADPDAAAIVFEESWPVTMIGLDVTHQVLAVPERMEQLKEVGTDVSQFIAELVEFFGASYMKERNYPGPPMHDPLAVAAVADPSVVRTIRAPIYVETQGAHARGQTIVDFRRTWSNNDPSGLGLVDDPEASSPNTSVAVDVDTEKFWNLLLDALRRIGNTNF from the coding sequence ATGAACGCAGATACCAACTCACCTGCACAGAAGATCATTCTGGACTGCGATCCAGGCCATGATGATGCCATCGCGATGCTGCTGGCGCACGGCAACCCGAACCTCGAATTGCTCGCTGTCACCACCGTAGCGGGTAATCAAACCCTAGAAAAAGTCACCACGAATGCGCGGGCTTTGGCACGCGTTGGAAATATCACCGGTGTCCCCTTTGCCGCAGGCGCGTCGCGGCCTTTGGTGGGACCGCAGCTTATCCCCGACGAAATTCACGGTGATTCCGGCTTGGATGGTCCGCAGCTACCCGAGCCCGGCGCGCCATTGGAGGATATGCACGCGGTCAACCTCATTGCCCAGGTCATCCGGGACAATGAACCAGGCTCCGTGGTCATTATCCCCACCGGTTCACTGACCAACATCGCCCTGTTCGCGCGCATGTACCCAGAGCTAGTAGAACGCGTCGGCGGTGTGACCTTGATGGGCGGCGGCCACCACACCGGCAATATGACTCCGGCGGCGGAGTTTAATATCTTAGCGGATCCGGACGCCGCGGCGATTGTCTTCGAAGAATCCTGGCCGGTGACGATGATTGGTCTGGATGTCACCCACCAGGTGCTTGCCGTGCCCGAGCGCATGGAACAGCTTAAGGAAGTTGGCACCGACGTTTCCCAGTTTATCGCGGAGCTCGTGGAGTTCTTCGGCGCTTCTTATATGAAAGAACGCAACTACCCCGGCCCGCCCATGCACGATCCGTTGGCCGTGGCAGCAGTTGCGGACCCATCGGTAGTGCGCACCATCCGCGCTCCCATCTACGTGGAAACTCAAGGTGCACACGCGCGTGGGCAGACCATTGTTGATTTCCGCCGCACCTGGTCTAATAATGACCCGAGTGGTTTGGGTCTTGTTGATGATCCAGAAGCTTCGTCCCCCAATACCTCCGTTGCCGTGGATGTGGATACCGAAAAGTTTTGGAATCTTCTCTTAGATGCGCTGCGCCGTATTGGAAACACCAACTTTTAA